The Thiohalophilus sp. genome has a window encoding:
- a CDS encoding sigma-54 dependent transcriptional regulator: MDNKPLILFVDDDPKAGELMSRFSEEAPFDCQVFQDPLEAFEYFKNHPVELIVSDLRMPNMSGTELLQAVRDEDQSIPFIIITGYANVDSAIEAMRLGATDFIKKPYDMDELQMLIERNLKLDALRQENLLLKRQLSDERNRFGMVGHAGPMLEIYKIISKIADIRCNVIIEGESGTGKELAARAIHYQSEYADKPFVVIDCGALTDTLLENELFGHEKGAFTGAHQSKRGLLEMASEGTIFLDEIGNITDAMQIKLMRAIQEQQITRVGGVQPTPIDVRFIVATNQKIEELVSEGKFRHDLYHRLNVVKFSMPSLRERRDDIPLLVQHFIDHYANLYHRDVQGFDSPSLQKLMEHDWPGNVRELQNLIERTIALADGPTLHLDDISSIRSGGSIDSDLPTLAELERRYIYKTLDRFNGSRERTAETLGINKSTLWRKLQSYRQEDGGE, encoded by the coding sequence ATGGATAACAAGCCCCTGATACTGTTTGTGGATGATGATCCCAAGGCCGGGGAGCTGATGTCCCGCTTCAGCGAAGAGGCGCCGTTCGATTGTCAGGTATTCCAGGATCCCCTCGAAGCGTTTGAATACTTCAAAAACCACCCGGTCGAGTTGATCGTCAGCGATCTGCGCATGCCCAATATGAGCGGAACCGAGCTGCTGCAGGCGGTGCGGGATGAAGATCAGAGCATTCCATTTATTATCATCACCGGTTACGCCAATGTCGACAGTGCCATTGAGGCCATGCGTCTCGGTGCCACCGATTTCATCAAAAAGCCCTATGACATGGATGAGTTGCAGATGCTCATCGAGCGCAACCTCAAGCTCGATGCCCTGCGCCAGGAAAACCTGCTGCTCAAGCGCCAGCTCAGCGACGAGCGCAATCGTTTCGGCATGGTCGGCCATGCCGGGCCGATGCTGGAGATTTACAAGATTATCAGCAAGATTGCCGATATTCGCTGTAACGTGATCATCGAGGGCGAATCGGGTACCGGCAAGGAACTGGCGGCACGCGCCATACACTACCAGAGCGAATACGCCGACAAACCGTTCGTGGTCATCGACTGCGGCGCTTTGACCGACACCCTGCTGGAGAACGAGCTGTTCGGCCATGAAAAGGGGGCCTTCACCGGTGCCCATCAGAGCAAACGCGGCCTGCTGGAAATGGCCAGTGAAGGCACCATCTTTCTCGATGAAATCGGTAACATCACCGATGCCATGCAGATCAAACTGATGCGGGCGATCCAGGAGCAACAGATCACCCGCGTCGGCGGTGTGCAACCCACGCCCATTGATGTGCGGTTTATCGTGGCGACCAACCAGAAAATCGAGGAGCTGGTCAGTGAAGGCAAGTTCCGCCATGATCTGTACCATCGTCTGAATGTCGTCAAGTTCAGCATGCCGTCGTTACGCGAGCGGCGCGATGATATCCCCCTGCTGGTGCAGCACTTCATCGACCACTATGCCAATCTTTATCATCGCGATGTGCAGGGTTTTGATTCCCCCTCCCTGCAAAAGCTGATGGAGCACGACTGGCCCGGTAACGTACGCGAGCTGCAAAACCTGATCGAACGCACCATCGCCCTGGCCGACGGTCCGACCCTGCATCTGGATGACATCAGCAGTATCCGCAGCGGCGGCAGCATCGACAGCGACCTGCCCACCCTGGCGGAACTGGAGCGGCGCTATATTTACAAAACCCTGGATCGTTTCAACGGCAGCCGGGAACGAACCGCCGAAACCCTGGGTATCAACAAATCCACCCTGTGGCGCAAACTGCAAAGCTACAGGCAGGAAGATGGGGGTGAATAA